A genomic segment from Phragmites australis chromosome 6, lpPhrAust1.1, whole genome shotgun sequence encodes:
- the LOC133922287 gene encoding galactoside 2-alpha-L-fucosyltransferase-like isoform X2, which yields MSQGSEDIPPSNLTAEHLLDGLLTAEFSYRSCRSRYEFDGYHKKSSHKPSPYLIAKLRKQEALQKRCGPGTAAHKKALQRLESGEGAAADVEEDNCRYLVNISFRGLGNRMLAIASAFLYAVLTERVLLVDGGKDVADLFCEPFSGATWLLPPAGQRSPLRHLDDYGMESKESLGNMLQSGAVVASADGNVSWSSPRPPPYVYLHLAGGYGYHDKLFYCGTHQRLLRGVPWLLMRTDSYLVPGLFLTSSFLGDLETMFPEKDATFYHLGRYLFHPTNAVWHAVTSYYRSNLAGADRRVGIQIRVFQEKQPPQQILDQLLSCVRDEKLLPEIAATNDTSSRAVLVTSLNSWYSDRIRGEYGDRVTGGVHQPSHEGRQRSGDPAHDMRALSEMYLLSMCDVLVTSGLSTFGYVAQGLGGLHPWVMARAPSWDKWTEDQAAPDPPCQRALSVEPCFHSPSYYDCAARRDVDLDKLVPYIRRCVDVSWGIKLVNESSSQW from the exons ATGTCGCAAG GTTCGGAAGACATACCTCCATCAAACCTCACCGCCGAGCATCTCCTCGACGGCCTTCTCACCGCTGAATTCAGCTACCGGTCGTGCCGGAGCCGGTACGAGTTCGACGGCTACCACAAGAAATCGTCGCACAAGCCATCCCCCTACCtcatcgccaagctccggaAGCAAGAAGCGCTCCAGAAGCGGTGCGGCCCCGGCACGGCTGCGCACAAGAAGGCGCTCCAGCGGCTCGAGTCTGGCGAGGGCGCTGCTGCCGATGTCGAGGAGGATAACTGCCGCTATCTCGTCAATATCAGCTTCCGCGGACTCGGCAACCGGATGCTCGCCATCGCGTCGGCCTTCCTCTACGCCGTTCTCACCGAGCGTGTCCTCCTCGTCGACGGGGGCAAGGACGTCGCCGATCTCTTCTGCGAGCCCTTCTCAGGCGCGACATGGCTTCTGCCGCCCGCCGGCCAGCGCTCCCCGCTCAGGCACCTCGATGACTATGGCATGGAATCCAAGGAGAGCCTGGGAAACATGTTGCAGAGCGGCGCCGTTGTCGCGTCTGCCGACGGGAACGTGTCGTGGTcgtcgccgcggccgccgccgtaCGTGTACCTCCACCTCGCCGGTGGCTACGGCTACCACGACAAGCTCTTCTACTGCGGCACGCACCAGCGGCTCCTTCGCGGCGTGCCGTGGCTACTCATGAGAACGGACAGCTACCTCGTGCCGGGACTCTTCCTCACGTCGTCATTCCTCGGCGATCTCGAGACCATGTTCCCGGAGAAGGACGCCACGTTCTACCACCTCGGCCGGTACCTCTTCCACCCGACCAACGCCGTCTGGCACGCAGTCACGAGCTACTACCGCTCCAACCTCGCCGGTGCCGACCGGCGCGTCGGCATACAGATAAGGGTGTTCCAGGAGAAGCAGCCGCCGCAGCAAATCCTGGACCAGCTCCTTTCCTGCGTCCGCGACGAGAAGCTCCTTCCGGAGATCGCAGCAACCAACGACACGTCGTCCCGTGCCGTCCTGGTCACGTCGCTGAACTCGTGGTACTCCGACAGGATCCGGGGCGAGTACGGTGACAGGGTCACCGGCGGGGTGCATCAACCGAGCCACGAGGGGCGACAGCGGTCGGGCGACCCGGCGCACGACATGAGGGCGCTGAGCGAGATGTACCTGCTCAGTATGTGCGACGTGCTCGTCACCAGCGGCCTGTCCACCTTCGGATACGTCGCGCAGGGGCTCGGCGGGCTGCACCCTTGGGTCATGGCGAGGGCTCCCTCGTGGGACAAGTGGACGGAGGATCAGGCTGCGCCAGATCCACCATGCCAGCGCGCACTCTCCGTCGAGCCGTGCTTCCACTCGCCGTCGTACTACGACTGCGCGGCGAGAAGGGACGTGGACCTGGACAAGCTGGTGCCGTACATCCGGCGCTGCGTGGACGTCAGTTGGGGCATCAAGCTTGTCAATGAAAGCAGCAGCCAGTGGTAA
- the LOC133922287 gene encoding galactoside 2-alpha-L-fucosyltransferase-like isoform X1: protein MGAAAKQQPSSTPVFSQSATTELQLEALTRRLWLSRGCATRRVLPAVCVAAALAAAFVVLSAGGGSPNGMPASLFFDDAQGSEDIPPSNLTAEHLLDGLLTAEFSYRSCRSRYEFDGYHKKSSHKPSPYLIAKLRKQEALQKRCGPGTAAHKKALQRLESGEGAAADVEEDNCRYLVNISFRGLGNRMLAIASAFLYAVLTERVLLVDGGKDVADLFCEPFSGATWLLPPAGQRSPLRHLDDYGMESKESLGNMLQSGAVVASADGNVSWSSPRPPPYVYLHLAGGYGYHDKLFYCGTHQRLLRGVPWLLMRTDSYLVPGLFLTSSFLGDLETMFPEKDATFYHLGRYLFHPTNAVWHAVTSYYRSNLAGADRRVGIQIRVFQEKQPPQQILDQLLSCVRDEKLLPEIAATNDTSSRAVLVTSLNSWYSDRIRGEYGDRVTGGVHQPSHEGRQRSGDPAHDMRALSEMYLLSMCDVLVTSGLSTFGYVAQGLGGLHPWVMARAPSWDKWTEDQAAPDPPCQRALSVEPCFHSPSYYDCAARRDVDLDKLVPYIRRCVDVSWGIKLVNESSSQW from the exons ATGGGTGCGGCGGCCAAGCAGCAGCCCTCGTCGACGCCGGTCTTCTCACAGTCAGCAACGACCGAGCTGCAGCTCGAGGCCCTGACGAGGAGGTTGTGGCTATCAAGGGGGTGCGCGACGAGGAGGGTCCTGCCGGCCGTCTGCGTGGCGGCGGCGCTAGCCGCGGCCTTCGTCGTGCTCTCCGCCGGCGGGGGCTCACCCAACGGGATGCCGGCCTCCCTCTTCTTCGACGACGCACAAG GTTCGGAAGACATACCTCCATCAAACCTCACCGCCGAGCATCTCCTCGACGGCCTTCTCACCGCTGAATTCAGCTACCGGTCGTGCCGGAGCCGGTACGAGTTCGACGGCTACCACAAGAAATCGTCGCACAAGCCATCCCCCTACCtcatcgccaagctccggaAGCAAGAAGCGCTCCAGAAGCGGTGCGGCCCCGGCACGGCTGCGCACAAGAAGGCGCTCCAGCGGCTCGAGTCTGGCGAGGGCGCTGCTGCCGATGTCGAGGAGGATAACTGCCGCTATCTCGTCAATATCAGCTTCCGCGGACTCGGCAACCGGATGCTCGCCATCGCGTCGGCCTTCCTCTACGCCGTTCTCACCGAGCGTGTCCTCCTCGTCGACGGGGGCAAGGACGTCGCCGATCTCTTCTGCGAGCCCTTCTCAGGCGCGACATGGCTTCTGCCGCCCGCCGGCCAGCGCTCCCCGCTCAGGCACCTCGATGACTATGGCATGGAATCCAAGGAGAGCCTGGGAAACATGTTGCAGAGCGGCGCCGTTGTCGCGTCTGCCGACGGGAACGTGTCGTGGTcgtcgccgcggccgccgccgtaCGTGTACCTCCACCTCGCCGGTGGCTACGGCTACCACGACAAGCTCTTCTACTGCGGCACGCACCAGCGGCTCCTTCGCGGCGTGCCGTGGCTACTCATGAGAACGGACAGCTACCTCGTGCCGGGACTCTTCCTCACGTCGTCATTCCTCGGCGATCTCGAGACCATGTTCCCGGAGAAGGACGCCACGTTCTACCACCTCGGCCGGTACCTCTTCCACCCGACCAACGCCGTCTGGCACGCAGTCACGAGCTACTACCGCTCCAACCTCGCCGGTGCCGACCGGCGCGTCGGCATACAGATAAGGGTGTTCCAGGAGAAGCAGCCGCCGCAGCAAATCCTGGACCAGCTCCTTTCCTGCGTCCGCGACGAGAAGCTCCTTCCGGAGATCGCAGCAACCAACGACACGTCGTCCCGTGCCGTCCTGGTCACGTCGCTGAACTCGTGGTACTCCGACAGGATCCGGGGCGAGTACGGTGACAGGGTCACCGGCGGGGTGCATCAACCGAGCCACGAGGGGCGACAGCGGTCGGGCGACCCGGCGCACGACATGAGGGCGCTGAGCGAGATGTACCTGCTCAGTATGTGCGACGTGCTCGTCACCAGCGGCCTGTCCACCTTCGGATACGTCGCGCAGGGGCTCGGCGGGCTGCACCCTTGGGTCATGGCGAGGGCTCCCTCGTGGGACAAGTGGACGGAGGATCAGGCTGCGCCAGATCCACCATGCCAGCGCGCACTCTCCGTCGAGCCGTGCTTCCACTCGCCGTCGTACTACGACTGCGCGGCGAGAAGGGACGTGGACCTGGACAAGCTGGTGCCGTACATCCGGCGCTGCGTGGACGTCAGTTGGGGCATCAAGCTTGTCAATGAAAGCAGCAGCCAGTGGTAA
- the LOC133922288 gene encoding cytochrome c-type biogenesis CcmH-like mitochondrial protein: protein MAAEEDVKQRQIIETRARNISHNVRCTECGSQSIEDSQADVAILLRKLIRDEIKAGKSDKEIYKKLEDDFGETVLYAPKFDIQTAGIWLSPVIVGGIAAGIWAYQKHRQRTNVHIMALNLVRGVPLTPREKETMLDILTPPPSPGRWWWLGK, encoded by the exons ATGGCCGCTGAGGAAGATGTCAAGCAGAGGCAGATCATTGAAACACGTGCGAGAAATATTAGCCACAATGTTCGGTGCACTGAGTGTGGTAGCCAATCTATTGAAGATTCACAAGCTGATGTTGCAATTCTGCTTAGAAAG CTCATTCGTGATGAAATAAAAGCAGGAAAGAGTGATAAAGAGATCTACAAAAAACTAGAAGATGATTTTGGAGAGACGGTTCTATATGCCCCTAAATTTGATATTCAGACTGCTGGGATATGGCTGTCACCT GTCATTGTGGGTGGTATAGCAGCTGGCATCTGGGCTTATCAAAAGCACAGGCAAAGGACAAACGTTCACATTATGGCTCTGAACCTAGTTCGAGGGGTTCCCTTGACTCCAAGGGAGAAGGAGACCATGCTTGACATCCTCACACCGCCACCGTCGCCAGGGAGATGGTGGTGGCTAGGCAAGTAA